One region of Alosa sapidissima isolate fAloSap1 chromosome 1, fAloSap1.pri, whole genome shotgun sequence genomic DNA includes:
- the best4 gene encoding bestrophin-4: protein MTVSYTLEVADARFAGFSKLLFRWKGSIYKLLYKEFIVFCLLYSAISIVYRCSLNETQQTLFEKTALYCEQFSNFIPMSFVLGFYVTQAFSRWWGQYTSFPLPDNLMMVVSGNVHGVDERGRLLRRTLMRYANLSSVLILRSISTRVRRRFPTLDHIVQAGFMTEKEQKHLDHLYSDFNKYWMPLTWFSNLAAQAREEGRVKDDIALRLLMDELNKYRAKCSMLFHYDWISIPLVYTQVVTVAVYSYFAFCLIGRQFLNPKHKYLGHSLDLYIPVFTLLQFFFYAGWLKVGELIINPFGEDDDDFETNQLIDRNIQVSMLAVDDMHQNLPLLEKDKYWVEKSFPLNSDEALKPAFMGSTYDMRLIGEESSDASIQSPVVNRYLPVNVWPPSKLKRSNKVKLLCFSGKEANAGDEETHCKTPIESDVQFVQEGDGIGQTSAKEQDAKLDTTNVA, encoded by the exons ATGACAGTCTCCTACACACTTGAGGTGGCAGATGCCAGGTTTGCTGGCTTCTCTAAGCTGCTATTTCGCTGGAAGGGCAGCATATACAAGTTGCTCTACAAGGAGTTCATTGTCTTCTGCCTATTATACAGTGCCATCAGCATTGTATACAG GTGCAGCCTTAATGAAACACAACAAACATTGTTTGAGAAAACTGCACTCTACTGTGAGCAGTTCTCAAATTTTATCCCCATGTCTTTTGTTCTGG GATTTTATGTCACACAGGCATTTAGCCGCTGGTGGGGCCAGTACACAAGTTTCCCGTTGCCTGACAACCTGATGATGGTGGTGTCAGGTAATGTCCACGGTGTGGATGAGAGGGGGCGGCTGCTCCGCCGGACTCTGATGCGGTACGCTAACCTGTCCTCCGTCCTCATCCTCCGCTCCATCAGCACGCGTGTGCGCAGGCGATTCCCCACGCTGGACCACATTGTGCAAGCAG GCTTCATGACAGAGAAGGAGCAGAAACACCTTGACCACTTGTACTCCGATTTCAACAAATACTGGATGCCCCTGACGTGGTTCTCCAACCTGGCCGCTCAGGCGCGGGAGGAGGGCCGCGTGAAGGACGACATCGCGCTTCGCTTGCTCATGGAT GAGCTAAATAAGTACAGGGCAAAGTGCAGTATGCTATTCCATTATGACTGGATTAGCATCCCTCTGGTCTACACCCAG GTGGTCACTGTAGCAGTTTATTCTTactttgctttctgtttgatTGGACGCCAGTTTTTAAACCCAAAACATAAATACCTTGGTCACTCTTTGGACTTGTATATTCCGGTTTTCACATTGCTGCAATTCTTTTTCTATGCTGGCTGGCTCAAG GTTGGGGAGCTCATCATCAATCCATTTGGGGAGGATGACGATGATTTTGAAACAAATCAGCTCATTGATAGGAACATTCAG GTGTCAATGCTGGCTGTGGATGACATGCACCAGAACCTTCCTTTACTAGAAAAGGACAAGTATTGGGTGGAGAAGAGCTTCCCTCTTAACTCAGACGAGGCACTAAAACCAGCCTTCATGGGTTCTACCTACGATATGAG GCTTATTGGGGAAGAGTCCTCAGATGCCAGCATACAAAGCCCTGTGGTCAACAGATACCTGCCTGTCAATGTATGGCCTCCCTCTAAACTCAAGAGATCCAACAAAGTGAAGTTACTGTGCTTCTCAGGAAAGGAGGCAAATGCTGGAGATGAAGAGACTCACTGCAAGACACCTATAGAGAGTGATGTGCAGTTTGTCCAGGAAGGGGACGGCATAGGTCAGACATCTGCCAAGGAACAGGATGCTAAGCTGGACACAACTAACGTAGCATGA
- the si:ch211-106k21.5 gene encoding leucine-rich repeat-containing protein 26 — MVHLSEGKQQVSTMPTKGIMPLLGILLVCPLLLTEGNENDCECPAATVLSEFPVNVAGGACCLNYSGSDFSHVQWEVLSSHPALRTLDLSHCNISQIHLTQKGDTPAMLQNLYLGHNSLSALPEGFLTNASGLRVLDLKMNRLEGLPESFLEGSEELQELDLRGNLLTAISSSLLTRQGWRRLGLSHNPWACTCSLVEGLQGDGLHNSTSGRSSSRLADAVGNLTCASPQSLAGQSVWSVQRMDVCAPPGLTALFILLPLLVLAVLVLCWFCGRKRKRKESMAFGLAGKNGSGRGGQRTDCNGQRWHHSKHAPGGGGELAAPREGSKDGIMKNQLLLRPSSALLGSTRDIYEEVEIRLGSVESITRPPSSISTEKQEPQELGSKPDLETVSVTEVMKDSADREKAYLTQSTEYYSLVPGIEIEDSDHGEYESVDLS; from the exons ATGGTGCATCTCTCTGAGGGGAAGCAACAAGTCTCAACCATGCCAACAAAAG GTATAATGCCACTCTTGGGTATTCTTCTTGTGTGCCCGCTGCTACTGACAGAGGGCAATGAAAATGACTGTGAGTGTCCTGCAGCAACAGTTTTGTCCGAGTTCCCGGTCAACGTGGCAGGTGGAGCCTGCTGCCTCAACTACTCCGGCTCTGACTTTAGCCACGTGCAGTGGGAAGTCCTCTCGTCTCACCCTGCCCTCCGGACCCTTGACCTGTCTCACTGCAACATCAGTCAGATCCACCTCACGCAGAAGGGGGACACGCCAGCCATGCTACAGAACCTCTACCTGGGACATAACAGCCTCTCTGCCCTACCAGAGGGCTTCCTGACCAACGCCTCAGGTCTGAGGGTGCTGGACCTGAAGATGAACCGCCTGGAAGGGTTACCAGAGAGCTTCCTGGAGGGGTCGGAGGAGCTCCAGGAGTTGGACCTGAGAGGGAACCTCCTCACGGCCATCTCCAGCAGCCTCCTCACCAGACAGGGCTGGCGGCGGCTGGGACTGTCCCACAATCCCTGGGCGTGCACATGCTCTCTAGTTGAGGGGCTTCAAGGTGACGGCCTTCACAACAGCACCAGtggccgcagcagcagcaggcttgCGGACGCGGTGGGGAATCTGACCTGCGCCTCCCCCCAGAGCCTGGCTGGCCAGAGCGTGTGGTCTGTGCAGCGGATGGACGTCTGCGCCCCTCCTGGCCTCACCGCCCTATTCatcctgctgccgctgctggtgCTGGCCGTACTGGTGCTCTGCTGGTTCTGCGGccgaaagaggaagaggaaggagagcaTGGCCTTCGGCCTGGCAGGAAAGAATGGCTCTGGCCGAGGCGGCCAGCGGACGGACTGCAACGGGCAGCGCTGGCACCACTCCAAGCACGCTCCCGGCGGTGGCGGTGAGCTGGCCGCGCCCAGAGAGGGCAGCAAGGATGGCATCATGAAGAACCAGCTGCTGCTGCGCCCCTCATCCGCCCTGTTGGGCAGCACGCGGGACATCTACGAGGAGGTGGAGATCCGTCTAGGCTCGGTGGAGTCCATCACCCGCCCGCCTTCCTCTATCTCCACCGAAAAGCAGGAGCCCCAGGAGCTGGGCAGCAAGCCTGACCTGGAGACCGTGAGCGTGACGGAAGTCATGAAGGACTCGGCTGACCGGGAGAAGGCCTACCTGACCCAGTCCACTGAGTACTATAGCTTGGTGCCAGGCATCGAGATCGAGGACTCTGATCACGGCGAGTATGAGAGTGTGGATCTGTCGTGA